The following proteins are encoded in a genomic region of Hevea brasiliensis isolate MT/VB/25A 57/8 unplaced genomic scaffold, ASM3005281v1 Scaf428, whole genome shotgun sequence:
- the LOC131177372 gene encoding cyclin-D4-2-like isoform X1 has product MAQNPGLAFSSLLCAENSNTCFDDLDCNATDEFGISLSLHHQDNQSHNQDLFSDNDSCKSLLGFTIHSEDRVKEMVKREIEHLPSDDYLKRLRSGDLDLSVRREALDWIWKAQAHYNFGPLSVCLSMNYLDRFLSFYQLPKGKAWTVQLLAVACVSLAVKMEEANVPLSVDLQVGEPKFVFEAKTIQRMQLLVLSTLKWRMQALTPCSFIDYFLSKINGDQPLLTSSIIRSLQLILSTIKGIDFLEFRPSEIAAAVAISVSGEIQAGDIDKAVPCFIQVEKGRVFKCIELIKDLSLISGSAVDNVASASASCVPQSPNGVLDAACLSYKSDDLTVGSCANTSHSSPDIKRRKQSNKPFKWNTSLEIVLVFG; this is encoded by the exons ATGGCACAGAATCCTGGCCTAGCATTCTCGAGCCTTCTGTGTGCAGAGAACTCAAACACTTGTTTTGATGATCTTGATTGCAATGCCACAGATGAGTTTGGGATTTCTCTTTCTTTGCATCATCAAGACAATCAAAGTCACAATCAAGACCTTTTTTCTGATAATGATAGCTGCAAATCCTTGTTGGGTTTTACGATTCATAGTGAAGACAGAGTGAAGGAAATGGTTAAGAGGGAAATAGAGCATTTGCCCAGCGATGATTACCTAAAGAGATTAAGAAGTGGGGATTTGGACTTGAGTGTTAGGAGAGAGGCTCTTGATTGGATTTGGAAg GCTCAAGCCCACTACAATTTTGGACCGTTGAGTGTTTGCCTATCAATGAATTACTTAGATCGGTTCCTATCATTCTATCAACTGCCT AAGGGTAAAGCTTGGACTGTGCAATTGTTAGCTGTGGCTTGCGTATCACTAGCAGTCAAAATGGAGGAGGCTAATGTGCCTCTCTCTGTAGATTTACAG GTAGGGGAACCCAAGTTTGTGTTTGAAGCTAAAACTATACAAAGAATGCAGCTTTTGGTGTTGAGCACGTTGAAGTGGAGAATGCAAGCTCTCACTCCCTGCTCCTTCATAGACTATTTCCTTAGCAAGATCAATGGAGATCAACCTCTATTAACATCATCCATAATTAGATCATTGCAACTAATATTAAGCACAATTAAAG GTATTGACTTCTTGGAATTCAGGCCTTCAGAGATTGCAGCAGCAGTAGCAATATCTGTTTCAGGAGAAATCCAAGCAGGGGACATTGATAAGGCAGTGCCCTGTTTCATCCAAGTAGAAAAG GGTAGAGTATTCAAGTGTATTGAACTGATAAAAGACTTGTCACTGATTAGTGGGTCTGCTGTTGATAATGTGGCAAGTGCCTCAGCCTCATGTGTGCCCCAGAGCCCAAATGGGGTGTTGGATGCTGCATGCTTGAGTTATAAAAGTGATGATTTAACAGTTGGGTCATGTGCAAACACTTCACATAGTAGTCCAGACATTAAAAGGAGAAAACAAAGCAACAAGCCATTCAAATGGAACACTAGTCTTGAGATTGTGTTGGTTTTTGGATGA
- the LOC131177372 gene encoding cyclin-D4-2-like isoform X2 produces the protein MAQNPGLAFSSLLCAENSNTCFDDLDCNATDEFGISLSLHHQDNQSHNQDLFSDNDSCKSLLGFTIHSEDRVKEMVKREIEHLPSDDYLKRLRSGDLDLSVRREALDWIWKAQAHYNFGPLSVCLSMNYLDRFLSFYQLPGKAWTVQLLAVACVSLAVKMEEANVPLSVDLQVGEPKFVFEAKTIQRMQLLVLSTLKWRMQALTPCSFIDYFLSKINGDQPLLTSSIIRSLQLILSTIKGIDFLEFRPSEIAAAVAISVSGEIQAGDIDKAVPCFIQVEKGRVFKCIELIKDLSLISGSAVDNVASASASCVPQSPNGVLDAACLSYKSDDLTVGSCANTSHSSPDIKRRKQSNKPFKWNTSLEIVLVFG, from the exons ATGGCACAGAATCCTGGCCTAGCATTCTCGAGCCTTCTGTGTGCAGAGAACTCAAACACTTGTTTTGATGATCTTGATTGCAATGCCACAGATGAGTTTGGGATTTCTCTTTCTTTGCATCATCAAGACAATCAAAGTCACAATCAAGACCTTTTTTCTGATAATGATAGCTGCAAATCCTTGTTGGGTTTTACGATTCATAGTGAAGACAGAGTGAAGGAAATGGTTAAGAGGGAAATAGAGCATTTGCCCAGCGATGATTACCTAAAGAGATTAAGAAGTGGGGATTTGGACTTGAGTGTTAGGAGAGAGGCTCTTGATTGGATTTGGAAg GCTCAAGCCCACTACAATTTTGGACCGTTGAGTGTTTGCCTATCAATGAATTACTTAGATCGGTTCCTATCATTCTATCAACTGCCT GGTAAAGCTTGGACTGTGCAATTGTTAGCTGTGGCTTGCGTATCACTAGCAGTCAAAATGGAGGAGGCTAATGTGCCTCTCTCTGTAGATTTACAG GTAGGGGAACCCAAGTTTGTGTTTGAAGCTAAAACTATACAAAGAATGCAGCTTTTGGTGTTGAGCACGTTGAAGTGGAGAATGCAAGCTCTCACTCCCTGCTCCTTCATAGACTATTTCCTTAGCAAGATCAATGGAGATCAACCTCTATTAACATCATCCATAATTAGATCATTGCAACTAATATTAAGCACAATTAAAG GTATTGACTTCTTGGAATTCAGGCCTTCAGAGATTGCAGCAGCAGTAGCAATATCTGTTTCAGGAGAAATCCAAGCAGGGGACATTGATAAGGCAGTGCCCTGTTTCATCCAAGTAGAAAAG GGTAGAGTATTCAAGTGTATTGAACTGATAAAAGACTTGTCACTGATTAGTGGGTCTGCTGTTGATAATGTGGCAAGTGCCTCAGCCTCATGTGTGCCCCAGAGCCCAAATGGGGTGTTGGATGCTGCATGCTTGAGTTATAAAAGTGATGATTTAACAGTTGGGTCATGTGCAAACACTTCACATAGTAGTCCAGACATTAAAAGGAGAAAACAAAGCAACAAGCCATTCAAATGGAACACTAGTCTTGAGATTGTGTTGGTTTTTGGATGA